One genomic region from Amycolatopsis sp. FBCC-B4732 encodes:
- the selA gene encoding L-seryl-tRNA(Sec) selenium transferase: MPDPRRAIPRTDALLAEPGIAEAAAELGRDLVKSVVQDVQRAARAGELAPAEVTATVLARLPGSASSLRPVINATGVVVHTNLGRAPLSAAALDALVAAGGATDVEFDLATGDRARRGRSALSALAAAVPDAGAVHVVNNNAAALLLCALAMAPGREIVVSRGELVEIGDGFRIPDLLASTGARLREVGTTNRTTAGDYAAALGPDIGFVLKVHPSNYRITGFTAEAPLEELAKLGVPVVADIGSGLLAPHPLLPDEPDVATALRAGAAVVTASGDKLLGGPQAGLLFGDEDVIERLRRHPAARALRVDKLTLAALEATLRGPVPPVRAALEASVEDLRRRAEALARSLRDVGAEAVESAAAVGGGGAPGVELPSAAVSLPARYAAALRTGEPPVVGRVVRDRCLLDLRTVRPDEDAKLREAVRRCG, from the coding sequence ATGCCTGACCCCCGCCGCGCGATCCCGCGCACCGACGCGCTCCTGGCCGAGCCCGGGATCGCCGAAGCCGCCGCCGAACTGGGTCGTGACCTGGTGAAATCCGTCGTCCAGGACGTCCAGCGGGCGGCGCGGGCGGGGGAACTCGCCCCGGCCGAGGTCACCGCCACCGTGCTCGCGCGGCTGCCCGGGAGTGCCTCTTCGCTGCGGCCGGTGATCAACGCGACCGGCGTCGTCGTGCACACCAACCTCGGCCGCGCCCCGCTGTCGGCGGCCGCGCTCGACGCCCTCGTCGCGGCCGGCGGCGCCACCGACGTCGAGTTCGACCTCGCGACCGGCGACCGGGCCCGCCGCGGCCGGAGCGCGCTGTCCGCGCTGGCCGCCGCCGTGCCGGACGCCGGCGCCGTCCACGTCGTCAACAACAACGCGGCCGCCCTCCTGCTCTGCGCGCTCGCCATGGCCCCCGGCCGCGAGATCGTCGTCAGCCGCGGCGAGCTGGTCGAGATCGGCGACGGCTTCCGCATCCCCGACCTCTTGGCGTCGACCGGCGCGCGGCTGCGGGAAGTCGGCACCACGAACCGGACGACGGCCGGTGACTACGCCGCCGCGCTCGGCCCGGACATCGGCTTCGTGCTCAAGGTCCACCCGTCGAACTACCGGATCACCGGGTTCACGGCGGAAGCACCGCTCGAAGAGCTGGCGAAACTCGGCGTACCGGTCGTCGCGGACATCGGCTCCGGCCTGCTCGCCCCGCACCCGCTCCTGCCGGACGAACCGGACGTGGCGACCGCGCTGCGGGCGGGCGCCGCGGTCGTCACCGCGAGCGGGGACAAGCTCCTGGGCGGCCCGCAGGCCGGGCTGCTCTTCGGCGACGAGGACGTGATCGAACGGCTGCGGCGGCACCCCGCGGCCCGCGCCCTGCGCGTCGACAAGCTCACCCTCGCCGCGCTCGAAGCGACCCTGCGCGGCCCGGTGCCCCCGGTGCGCGCCGCGCTCGAAGCGTCCGTCGAGGACCTGCGACGCCGTGCCGAAGCCTTGGCGCGGAGCCTGCGTGACGTCGGCGCGGAAGCCGTCGAATCGGCCGCGGCGGTCGGTGGCGGCGGCGCGCCCGGCGTCGAGCTGCCCAGTGCCGCGGTCAGCCTGCCCGCGCGGTACGCGGCGGCCCTGCGGACGGGCGAGCCGCCGGTCGTCGGCCGGGTCGTGCGCGACCGCTGCCTGCTCGACCTGCGGACCGTGCGCCCGGACGAGGACGCGAAGCTGCGGGAAGCCGTGCGCCGATGCGGGTGA
- a CDS encoding SelB C-terminal domain-containing protein has translation MRVIVTAGHVDHGKSTLVRRLTGMEPDRWAEERRRGLTIDLGFAWTRIGGEDVAFVDVPGHERFVPNMLAGAGPAPAVLFVVAADEGWMPQSAEHLAALAAFGVRRGLLVVTKADRADPAAATGAALAEIAGTSLGTVPSVAVSGRTGEGLDELRTAIGELTGGLPAPDPAADVRLWIDRAFTVSGAGTVVTGTLAAGTIAVGDELHLGATPVKVRGLQALGEPRTTVTAVARVAVNLRGTPRGDVGRGDVLLTPGRWRTTAEFDVRLRGAAAADLHRDLVLHLGTVARPVRVRPLGTDTARLTTTTALPLRVGDRGLVRDPGEHRIAAGFDVLDVRPPPLSRRGAARDRGRELTDPDLAGSYLRRHGFVRADDFTAMGLPETGERLGGWCADQDRFTALRAEAAEIVGGWDRTAAGVPVEALRQRLGLPAPELVVPVLRGTGFEVAGGLVRRPGAGFAPAVEEALEAVAKRLAEHPFRAPEADELRALGLGRRELAAATRLGRLTALAEGVVLGPDAEDRAVAELSRLPRPFTVSEARKALDSTRRVMIPLLERLDAAGRTVPLGDGTRRVR, from the coding sequence ATGCGGGTGATCGTCACCGCCGGCCACGTCGACCACGGGAAGTCCACACTGGTCCGCCGGCTGACCGGGATGGAGCCCGACCGGTGGGCCGAGGAGCGCCGCCGCGGGCTCACCATCGACCTCGGGTTCGCGTGGACGCGGATCGGCGGCGAGGACGTCGCGTTCGTCGACGTGCCGGGCCACGAACGGTTCGTCCCCAACATGCTGGCCGGGGCCGGACCCGCGCCGGCCGTGCTGTTCGTCGTCGCCGCGGACGAGGGCTGGATGCCGCAGTCGGCCGAGCACCTCGCCGCGCTGGCCGCGTTCGGCGTCCGCCGCGGCCTGCTGGTGGTGACCAAGGCGGACCGCGCCGATCCGGCCGCGGCCACCGGGGCGGCGCTCGCCGAGATCGCCGGGACGTCCCTGGGCACCGTGCCGAGCGTCGCCGTCAGCGGCCGGACGGGCGAGGGTCTCGACGAGCTGCGCACGGCGATCGGCGAGCTGACCGGCGGCCTGCCCGCACCCGATCCGGCCGCCGACGTCCGGTTGTGGATCGACCGCGCCTTCACGGTGTCCGGGGCGGGCACGGTCGTCACGGGCACCCTGGCCGCGGGGACGATCGCCGTCGGCGACGAGCTGCACCTGGGCGCGACGCCGGTGAAGGTCCGCGGCCTGCAGGCGCTCGGGGAGCCGCGCACGACCGTCACCGCCGTGGCTCGGGTGGCGGTGAACCTCCGGGGCACGCCGCGGGGTGACGTCGGCCGCGGCGACGTCCTGCTGACGCCCGGCCGGTGGCGCACCACGGCCGAGTTCGACGTGCGGCTGCGCGGCGCGGCGGCCGCCGACCTGCACCGGGACCTCGTGCTGCACCTGGGAACGGTGGCGCGGCCGGTGCGCGTCCGTCCACTGGGGACGGACACCGCACGGCTCACCACGACCACCGCGCTGCCGTTGCGCGTGGGGGACCGGGGCCTGGTGCGCGACCCGGGCGAGCACCGGATCGCCGCCGGGTTCGACGTCCTGGACGTCCGCCCGCCGCCGTTGTCGCGCCGCGGCGCCGCGCGGGACCGCGGCCGCGAGCTGACCGACCCCGATCTCGCCGGGAGTTACCTGCGCCGCCACGGTTTCGTCCGCGCGGACGACTTCACCGCGATGGGCCTGCCCGAGACGGGGGAGCGCCTGGGCGGCTGGTGCGCGGACCAGGACCGGTTCACGGCGTTGCGCGCGGAGGCGGCGGAGATCGTGGGCGGCTGGGACCGGACCGCCGCGGGCGTGCCGGTGGAAGCGCTGCGGCAGCGACTCGGCTTGCCCGCGCCCGAACTGGTCGTCCCCGTCCTGCGCGGGACGGGCTTCGAGGTCGCGGGCGGGCTGGTCCGCCGCCCCGGCGCCGGGTTCGCCCCGGCGGTCGAGGAAGCCCTCGAAGCGGTGGCGAAGCGGCTGGCCGAGCACCCGTTCCGCGCACCGGAAGCGGACGAACTGCGCGCACTCGGCCTCGGCCGACGCGAATTGGCGGCGGCGACCCGCCTCGGCCGGCTGACAGCGCTCGCCGAAGGGGTCGTGCTCGGCCCGGACGCGGAGGACCGCGCGGTGGCCGAGCTGAGCAGGCTTCCGCGCCCGTTCACGGTTTCCGAGGCGCGCAAGGCGCTCGACAGCACCCGCCGGGTGATGATCCCGCTGCTGGAACGCCTCGACGCGGCGGGCCGCACGGTACCGCTCGGTGACGGGACCCGCCGGGTGCGCTAG
- a CDS encoding alpha/beta fold hydrolase — translation MFDGFTLDHIDVGDVTLRVRHGGSGPPVLLLHGHPRTHTTWHRVAPRLAERFTVVCPDTRGYGESTKPPTDAGHTPYSKRVMAADCVAVMEHFGHSRFFVAGHDRGAYVATRLALDRPTAVRGAAILDAVPIGEALARCDARFAREWFHWFFFAQPEKPERVITADPDAWYDVGTKNTPERLGEANFADFHRAIHNPATVTSMLEDYRAGLGVDRAHDDADQAAGRRITCPALVLWSSDDDLEDLYGDVLDVWHGWTTDLRGHAIESGHHMAEENPEALATALGDFFGGI, via the coding sequence ATGTTCGACGGTTTCACGCTCGACCACATCGACGTCGGCGACGTGACCCTGCGGGTGCGCCACGGCGGTTCCGGCCCACCGGTCCTGCTGCTGCACGGGCACCCGCGCACGCACACGACGTGGCACCGCGTCGCCCCGCGGCTGGCGGAGCGGTTCACGGTGGTGTGCCCGGACACCCGCGGCTACGGCGAGTCCACGAAGCCGCCCACCGACGCCGGGCACACGCCGTACAGCAAGCGCGTCATGGCGGCCGACTGCGTCGCCGTGATGGAGCACTTCGGGCACTCCCGGTTCTTCGTGGCGGGCCACGACCGCGGCGCGTACGTGGCGACGCGGCTGGCGCTCGACCGCCCCACGGCGGTGCGCGGCGCGGCGATCTTGGACGCCGTCCCGATCGGTGAGGCCCTCGCCCGCTGCGACGCGCGGTTCGCGCGCGAGTGGTTCCACTGGTTCTTCTTCGCCCAGCCGGAAAAGCCCGAACGGGTGATCACCGCCGACCCCGACGCCTGGTACGACGTCGGCACCAAGAACACGCCCGAGCGGCTCGGCGAAGCGAACTTCGCCGACTTCCACCGTGCGATCCACAACCCGGCGACGGTCACTTCGATGCTCGAGGACTACCGCGCGGGCCTGGGCGTCGACCGCGCCCACGACGACGCGGACCAGGCCGCCGGGCGGCGGATCACCTGCCCGGCACTGGTGTTGTGGTCCAGCGACGACGACCTGGAAGACCTCTACGGCGACGTCCTGGATGTCTGGCACGGGTGGACGACCGACCTGCGCGGGCACGCTATCGAGTCCGGGCACCACATGGCCGAGGAGAACCCGGAAGCACTGGCCACCGCACTCGGCGACTTCTTCGGCGGGATCTAG
- a CDS encoding CsbD family protein: MNDKIENKGEELKGRAKEAVGDATGNEQWQAEGKSDQAKGSLKQAGEKIKDAVKGVKDKN, from the coding sequence ATGAACGACAAGATCGAAAACAAGGGCGAAGAGCTCAAGGGCCGGGCCAAGGAAGCCGTCGGCGACGCCACGGGCAACGAGCAGTGGCAGGCCGAGGGCAAGTCCGACCAGGCCAAGGGCTCGCTGAAGCAGGCCGGCGAGAAGATCAAGGACGCCGTGAAGGGCGTCAAGGACAAGAACTGA
- a CDS encoding cation:proton antiporter produces the protein MSSLTVLFGVAGLLALAAAIVPKLVADRPFSVPLVMLIAGIVLGLLPLPAPYGNGWSDPAAHLEGVESFTQLGILVALAGAGLSVDRRFGLKRWGSTWRLLALTMPLSIAVIAVLGYWWLALAPGVALLLAAALAPTDPVLAGDVGVPHPDVEPDLARNNEIRFTLTTEAGLNDGLTMPFVLLGLALAGSRPNLDFSWVLVDLLLPVAIGVLVGLLAGRALGWAIFHTSSDRLRLAEYGDGLVLLALAFLPYALAEVAHGNGFAAVFVAAVVVRKLEREHDYHGVLHAFGHQLERLFVPLALLGLGLAIGDGLLRGLRVLEVVIAVTAVLVVRPVIGWLSLFGSSAGRPATAAIAFFGVRGIGTLYYLAYALNRLPVPQQDVLWRVGALAVAVSVLVHGVVAEPAIQRIERMGGHLPAT, from the coding sequence TTGTCGTCGTTGACGGTGCTGTTCGGTGTGGCCGGACTGCTCGCCCTCGCCGCCGCGATCGTCCCGAAACTCGTGGCCGACCGGCCGTTCTCGGTACCGCTGGTGATGCTGATCGCCGGGATCGTGCTGGGCCTGCTGCCGCTGCCGGCGCCCTACGGCAACGGCTGGAGCGATCCCGCCGCCCACCTGGAAGGCGTCGAATCCTTCACCCAGCTGGGTATCCTCGTCGCGCTCGCCGGGGCCGGCCTGTCCGTCGACCGCCGGTTCGGCCTGAAGCGCTGGGGCTCGACGTGGCGGCTGCTGGCCCTGACCATGCCGCTGTCGATCGCGGTGATCGCCGTGCTCGGGTACTGGTGGCTCGCGCTCGCCCCCGGGGTGGCGCTGCTGCTGGCCGCCGCGCTGGCGCCGACCGACCCGGTGCTGGCCGGGGACGTCGGCGTGCCGCACCCCGATGTCGAACCGGACCTGGCCAGGAACAACGAAATCCGCTTCACGCTGACCACGGAGGCCGGGCTCAACGACGGCCTGACCATGCCGTTCGTCCTGCTCGGCCTCGCCCTGGCGGGCAGCAGGCCGAACCTCGACTTCTCGTGGGTGCTGGTGGACCTCCTGCTGCCCGTGGCGATCGGCGTGCTGGTGGGGCTGCTCGCCGGGCGCGCGCTCGGCTGGGCGATCTTCCACACGTCGTCGGACCGGCTCCGGCTGGCCGAATACGGCGACGGACTGGTCCTGCTCGCGCTCGCCTTCCTGCCGTACGCGCTGGCGGAAGTGGCCCACGGCAACGGTTTCGCCGCCGTGTTCGTCGCGGCGGTCGTCGTCCGCAAGCTGGAGCGGGAACACGACTACCACGGCGTCCTGCACGCCTTCGGCCACCAGCTGGAGCGGCTCTTCGTCCCGCTCGCCCTGCTGGGGCTCGGGCTCGCCATCGGCGACGGGCTGCTGCGCGGCCTGCGCGTGCTCGAAGTGGTGATCGCCGTCACCGCGGTCCTGGTCGTGCGGCCGGTGATCGGCTGGCTCTCGCTGTTCGGCAGCTCCGCCGGGCGCCCGGCCACCGCGGCGATCGCGTTCTTCGGCGTCCGCGGCATCGGCACGCTCTACTACCTGGCCTACGCGCTCAACCGGCTCCCGGTGCCGCAGCAGGACGTGCTGTGGCGGGTGGGCGCGCTCGCCGTCGCCGTGTCGGTGCTGGTGCACGGCGTGGTCGCGGAACCGGCGATCCAGCGGATCGAACGGATGGGCGGCCACCTCCCGGCGACCTGA
- a CDS encoding TRADD-N-associated membrane domain-containing protein has protein sequence MSDLLTVVTPTFAVVAGTAAVAGQVIWRRRDVHGSELSIELREQAANKVSEAKEKAERWTLEREAADGERHHRPTDGGRDAIDGQHPQEVRLKSAAAEIVVNAADAASRDVNRYTRYADEALTRSKIAFWFSLTLGAIGFATILAGAVMAYFASLDTSIVSGVAGVVNTSIAALLYQRSDVADKRASTWFEKAGDNLKESDNLQRALDVLELLDDADLRNRLIAMAGAKQLFPAENAKSLSEVIELKK, from the coding sequence TTGTCTGACCTGCTGACGGTGGTGACGCCGACTTTCGCGGTGGTCGCAGGTACGGCAGCGGTCGCAGGGCAGGTGATCTGGCGACGACGCGATGTTCACGGCAGCGAGCTGAGCATCGAGCTTCGAGAGCAAGCCGCCAACAAGGTCTCGGAAGCGAAAGAAAAGGCAGAGCGGTGGACGCTCGAGCGCGAGGCCGCCGACGGCGAACGACACCACCGGCCAACCGACGGTGGCAGAGATGCCATCGATGGACAGCACCCCCAGGAAGTTCGGCTCAAAAGCGCTGCGGCCGAAATCGTCGTGAACGCCGCCGACGCGGCTTCTCGCGATGTCAACCGATACACGCGGTACGCCGATGAGGCGCTGACACGGTCGAAGATCGCGTTCTGGTTCAGTCTGACGCTGGGCGCCATCGGTTTTGCGACGATCCTGGCAGGCGCGGTCATGGCCTACTTCGCCAGCCTGGACACATCGATCGTGTCCGGAGTAGCCGGAGTCGTCAACACGTCCATCGCCGCCCTCCTCTACCAGCGGTCCGATGTCGCCGACAAACGCGCCAGCACCTGGTTCGAAAAGGCTGGCGACAACCTCAAAGAGAGTGACAATCTCCAGCGAGCACTCGACGTTCTGGAACTGCTGGACGACGCCGACTTGCGCAACCGGCTCATTGCGATGGCCGGAGCCAAGCAGCTTTTCCCGGCTGAGAACGCCAAGTCCCTCTCGGAAGTGATCGAGCTGAAGAAATAG
- a CDS encoding family 78 glycoside hydrolase catalytic domain — translation MLPSKLWRATTTTLAAILVLSAAAVPPAGAAPPVDLAGAHWIWYPEGDARVSAPAATRYFRTTFTVPAGAVTDARFAVTGDDTADVWLNGTPLASSARTADSWRTALTVDLKPALKPGVNTLAVAARNAGGPAGLLGRLRVTTGSGTTDVTTGGTWKSATTAAEGWEQPGFADGGWAAAQDLGAYGTAPWGTGVSTPNGSDQTPLSVASATVGQRVNPLGVDPAQPRFGWKLGSSAPQQRQSAYQLVVSAGGTDVWDSGRVTSAQQADVAYGGPALASLTAYTWRVRVWDGQGRQSGWSAVQRFETALRAPSAEWTGAFLGRATAGPDLAGANWIWYPEGDPLGGVPPATRFFRKTVDLAAAPGKATLVVTGDDTATVWVNGTKVSDSARVTDSWKTAAVVDVGSLLTAGSNTIAISAENTTQSPAGLIAKLTVPSGPAVSTDGSWKASQTGPVGWQQRTFDDSSWTAARALTAYGTGPWGSNVAVSAPSPLLRKSFTVSKPVASARLLTTALGLQETHLNGVKVGDEVLAPGWTDYAKRVQYRVSDVTGQIRPGENALGAMLGNGWYSGSVGIAGSQKYGTEPWYSAQLVLTFTDGTSTTVASDGTWKTADGPIRADDLYQGETYDARLAPAGWDRPGFDDRGWLAPRLRSGAKPNLVSQVDNGVTVQQEFKPVAWTQPKPGVWVADLGQNFSGWNRLSVTGAAGTTVTVRHAEVLDPDGTIYTTNLRAAQATDRFTLAGTGSAETYEPRFTVHGYRYVELTGLPSAPTASTLTGRAMWTSGAQTGTFTTSNALVNQLQHNILWGERSNMLSVPSDCPQRDERLGWTGDIGIFAGTSTFNLDVANFLGKFSDDLVDAQHDDGSFTDVAPGVLGGSGTAGWGDAGVIVPYTLWQRYGDTGVIDAHYAAMVKWVEYLCSTSGADLIRDHQTYGDWLNVDDNTAQDLISTAFFAWSSRLVSRMAEATGRTSDAAKYGTLADQIGAAFTSRFSQADGTVGSGSQAGYVLALAFGLLPAARVQPAADKLAARVAAANGHLSVGFLGVENLLPVLAAHGHADVAYQVLLQPDFPGWGYMIGHGATTIWERWDGIKPDGTFNDPGMNSFNHYGLGSVGDFLYRSVGGLSPASPGYGSLLVAPRPGGGLTSAKSAYETPYGGAVSDWSVSAGKLTLRVTVPPGSSATVKVPTSNPGAVAAPAEAVPSAAGTYFVPAGSYVFTAPA, via the coding sequence ATGCTGCCCTCCAAGCTTTGGCGCGCGACCACCACCACGCTCGCCGCGATCCTGGTCCTTTCGGCCGCCGCGGTGCCCCCGGCCGGCGCCGCGCCACCCGTCGACCTCGCCGGCGCGCACTGGATCTGGTACCCCGAAGGCGACGCCCGCGTCTCGGCGCCCGCCGCCACCCGGTACTTCCGCACGACGTTCACCGTCCCGGCCGGCGCCGTCACCGACGCCCGGTTCGCCGTCACCGGCGACGACACCGCGGACGTCTGGCTCAACGGCACGCCGCTCGCTTCCTCCGCGCGCACCGCGGATTCCTGGCGGACGGCGCTGACCGTGGACCTGAAGCCGGCGCTCAAGCCCGGCGTCAACACCCTCGCCGTCGCCGCCCGCAACGCCGGCGGACCGGCGGGCCTGCTCGGGCGGCTGCGCGTCACCACCGGCTCGGGCACCACGGACGTGACCACCGGTGGCACCTGGAAGAGCGCGACCACCGCGGCGGAAGGCTGGGAACAGCCCGGTTTCGCCGACGGCGGCTGGGCCGCGGCCCAAGACCTCGGCGCCTACGGCACGGCACCGTGGGGCACCGGCGTCAGTACGCCGAACGGCTCGGACCAGACCCCGCTGTCGGTCGCGAGCGCCACGGTCGGGCAGCGGGTCAACCCGCTCGGCGTCGACCCGGCGCAGCCGCGGTTCGGCTGGAAACTGGGCTCTTCGGCACCGCAGCAACGGCAGTCCGCGTACCAGCTCGTGGTGTCCGCCGGCGGGACGGACGTCTGGGACAGCGGCCGCGTCACTTCCGCGCAGCAGGCCGACGTGGCCTACGGCGGTCCGGCGCTGGCGTCGCTCACGGCGTACACCTGGCGCGTCCGCGTCTGGGATGGCCAGGGCCGGCAGAGCGGCTGGAGCGCGGTGCAGCGCTTCGAAACCGCGTTGCGCGCGCCGTCGGCGGAATGGACCGGCGCGTTCCTCGGCCGCGCCACCGCGGGCCCGGACCTGGCCGGCGCGAACTGGATCTGGTACCCCGAAGGCGATCCGCTCGGCGGCGTGCCCCCGGCCACGCGGTTCTTCCGCAAGACCGTGGACCTCGCGGCGGCGCCCGGGAAGGCGACGCTCGTCGTGACCGGCGACGACACCGCGACCGTGTGGGTCAACGGCACGAAGGTGAGCGATTCCGCGCGAGTCACCGACTCGTGGAAGACAGCCGCCGTCGTCGACGTCGGCAGCCTCCTCACGGCGGGGTCCAACACGATCGCGATCAGCGCCGAGAACACCACGCAGAGCCCGGCCGGGCTGATCGCGAAGCTGACCGTCCCCAGTGGACCGGCCGTGAGCACCGACGGCTCGTGGAAGGCGAGCCAGACCGGCCCGGTCGGCTGGCAGCAGCGGACGTTCGACGACAGCTCGTGGACGGCGGCCCGCGCGCTGACTGCGTACGGCACCGGTCCGTGGGGCTCGAACGTCGCCGTCTCGGCGCCCTCTCCCCTGCTGCGCAAGAGCTTCACGGTCTCGAAGCCGGTGGCCAGCGCGCGGCTGCTGACCACCGCGCTCGGACTGCAGGAGACGCACCTCAACGGCGTCAAGGTCGGCGACGAGGTCCTCGCACCCGGCTGGACCGACTACGCGAAACGCGTCCAGTACCGGGTTTCCGACGTCACCGGGCAGATCCGGCCGGGCGAGAACGCGCTGGGCGCGATGCTGGGAAACGGCTGGTACTCCGGCAGCGTCGGCATCGCCGGCAGCCAGAAGTACGGCACCGAGCCGTGGTACTCGGCGCAGCTCGTGCTGACGTTCACCGACGGGACCAGCACGACGGTCGCGTCCGACGGCACCTGGAAGACCGCCGACGGCCCGATCCGCGCCGACGACCTCTACCAGGGCGAAACGTACGACGCCCGGCTCGCCCCGGCGGGCTGGGACCGGCCCGGCTTCGACGACCGCGGCTGGCTGGCACCCCGCCTGCGGTCCGGTGCGAAGCCGAACCTGGTGTCCCAAGTGGACAACGGCGTCACGGTCCAGCAGGAGTTCAAGCCGGTCGCGTGGACGCAGCCGAAGCCCGGCGTGTGGGTGGCCGACCTCGGCCAGAACTTCAGCGGCTGGAACCGGCTTTCGGTCACCGGAGCGGCGGGTACGACGGTGACCGTCCGGCACGCCGAAGTGCTCGACCCGGACGGCACGATCTACACGACGAACCTGCGCGCGGCGCAGGCGACCGACCGCTTCACCCTGGCGGGTACCGGGAGCGCGGAGACGTACGAGCCGCGGTTCACCGTGCACGGCTACCGGTACGTCGAGCTGACCGGCCTGCCGTCAGCGCCGACGGCCTCGACGTTGACCGGCCGCGCGATGTGGACGTCCGGCGCGCAGACCGGCACGTTCACGACGTCGAACGCGCTGGTCAACCAGCTGCAGCACAACATCCTGTGGGGTGAGCGGTCGAACATGCTGTCCGTCCCGAGCGACTGCCCGCAGCGCGACGAGCGGCTCGGCTGGACCGGCGACATCGGGATCTTCGCGGGTACGTCGACGTTCAACCTCGACGTCGCGAACTTCCTCGGCAAGTTCAGCGACGACCTGGTCGACGCGCAGCACGACGACGGCTCGTTCACCGACGTCGCCCCGGGTGTGCTGGGCGGCTCGGGCACGGCGGGCTGGGGCGACGCGGGCGTCATCGTGCCCTACACCCTGTGGCAGCGCTACGGCGACACCGGCGTGATCGACGCGCACTACGCGGCCATGGTCAAGTGGGTCGAGTACCTGTGCTCGACGTCCGGCGCGGACCTGATCCGCGACCACCAGACGTACGGGGACTGGCTCAACGTCGACGACAACACCGCGCAGGACCTGATTTCGACGGCGTTCTTCGCGTGGTCGTCGCGGCTGGTCTCCCGGATGGCGGAAGCCACCGGGCGCACGTCCGATGCGGCCAAGTACGGGACGCTCGCCGACCAGATCGGGGCGGCGTTCACCTCGCGCTTCTCGCAGGCCGACGGCACGGTGGGGTCCGGCTCCCAGGCCGGGTACGTCCTGGCGCTGGCGTTCGGGCTGCTCCCGGCGGCCCGCGTCCAGCCGGCGGCGGACAAGCTGGCCGCACGGGTGGCGGCGGCGAACGGACACCTCAGCGTCGGCTTCCTCGGCGTCGAGAACCTGCTGCCGGTGCTGGCCGCGCACGGCCACGCCGACGTCGCGTACCAGGTGCTGCTGCAGCCGGACTTCCCCGGCTGGGGTTACATGATCGGCCACGGCGCGACGACGATCTGGGAGCGCTGGGACGGCATCAAGCCGGACGGCACCTTCAACGACCCGGGCATGAACTCGTTCAACCACTACGGCCTCGGCTCGGTGGGCGACTTCCTGTACCGCTCGGTCGGCGGGCTGTCACCGGCGTCCCCGGGGTACGGGTCGCTGCTGGTGGCGCCCCGGCCGGGCGGTGGGTTGACGTCGGCGAAGTCGGCTTATGAGACACCGTACGGTGGCGCGGTCAGCGACTGGTCGGTGTCGGCCGGGAAGCTGACGCTGCGGGTGACTGTCCCGCCCGGGTCGTCGGCGACGGTCAAGGTCCCGACGTCGAACCCGGGCGCGGTGGCGGCCCCGGCGGAGGCGGTCCCGTCGGCGGCGGGGACCTACTTCGTGCCGGCGGGTTCGTACGTGTTCACCGCTCCCGCGTGA